The sequence TTGCTGCACTTGGTGATCCACCCAGTGATGTCGATCATGGTCTTGGCCCCGCCTACAAAGAGCTTATCACAATAATAAGGACTCAGAGATTTCGTGATCAAGAATTGTTTGATAAGATCATGTATCATGAGATTTTTCTCCTTCATAATAACGAACAACACTCTGAACCCACCACGTTGATTTGATATGAAAAGCTCCtcccaaatttttattttaaaacaagaaCGGAAAttgtgtgatatatatataatgattaggtctcttgtgagatggtctcacgaatctttatctgtgagacgggtcaatcctaccgatattcacaataaaaagtaatactcttagcataaaaaataggcaaaaacttgtgtgagacggtctcacgggttgtattttgtgagatggatttcttatttgggtcatccatggaaacttattactttttatgctaagagtattaatttttattgtgaatatcggtaggattgactcgtctcacaaataaagattcgtgagaccgtctcataagagacatactctaAAAAGTAATggttttttatggatgacccaaataagagacaatctcacaaaatacgatccatgagactgtctcacataaTTTTTTGCTATATATAATTACACTGTTAATTGGACAAAACAATTAGAGGAATATTGCAAGCATAAACAGTTACATTTAGTTGATTTGATAACctaatacattttctttttagattgaaaaataaaacatgaattttttttaatctcggCAAAACCAACTTTTTTTTACAAGAAAAGTATTGATTCTCACtaaaatcataatatcatattaCAAATTTTCATTCACCCAAACAAACGAGGTGGAAAAGATGACATATacgaataataaaaaaattatcaatatgAATAATCtaaaattcaaacaaatttttgTAAAGACACACACATTAAAGTTTGAGTGTGTTATAAAAACCAATCCAAACAAATactaataaattcaagattATTNttttattttctaaacaattatttatttgatttagtaaatattttttatttttttacaattagactttcaaatttaaataatatatatgaaggagattttgttattatgtgtttaaattaaaatattattattattttttttattttatttaatttttttaaaaaaattcaaaatcagatTAATCGGGttgatcgggttgattcgggttcgaGGTGAGAGTTTTCGGATTGGCTCGGATTCGGGTCgagaaatttttgaatagtactatttcTCGATATGACCCAACTCACACGAATTGACACTCTTCCaaactatattttattttcttaattatttataaaaaactttaatttaattaatgacgaaaaaataaaataaaatttattttgggaAAGTAGGGCCCACCTGTCCGAATGGATTTTCGAAGTTGTACGTTGTACCTTAGTAATTTGGTCTTCATATTCGCAGTCGCAGCCATCTGGTCTCCTCTGTGCCGCGAGATGATCGAAGAGATGGAGAGACCAAAGAAGAAGCAAGTGTTCCTCTTCTATTGTGAGGAGGCTGAGGAATTGGCGCGTAAAATAGCTGCTCAATCGGACCTCATTCGCCTTCAATCCATTAACTGGAGGTAAACTAACAGATTTTTTTTGGGTTCTTAGATGATGCAGGGGATGTGGGATTTAAGTTTCGATACCTGTATTTTTTTGTGGTGTGCTGGAGTTGAGGGTTAGTGCCCCTGGGATACAACAATCTTTGTTTAGTTTTCGAAGTTTTTTTActcttttgattttgaaaagagAATCCTTTGTTTCTTCTGTGAAATGGGTCACATTTCTCGTAGTGAAAACTTTTGGGGTACGGATTTTTTTGCATTATGGTTACGAGAAAATATCTCTTATTTACTTCTATGCTTGTCTGGTTGTGCCGAGTCCCCTGGAACTTTTGTTAAaaagaaacatataaaattttattggaaGCTttgatttttgcaaaaatgGTTTCTGTAATAAAGATTGCTCAAGCCCACCATTTTCCTAGGCAAACTTAGTTTATCGCGAgttctaatttttaatttgcgGAATGTGATAGCCTTGGAAAGTTGCTGATGTTGATCACCGTAGGCCGCGATGCTATAACTTCTGTAAACTACCTGGTTTCTTATTGTTCATGTCAATAGTGCCACTAATCCTTATCCGGTGAATCATTTTAATAGCAAAAGATTTGGACAAGAAATCTATTTTGGTTTTGAGGGAATCAGTTTTTCCTCGGAAAATTGTTCTGGCAGACTAACTATGGGATGATtgccatttttttttcatatattccGGCATCTACCTTTGTTTCCTTTTACTTATGACAATCGTGTCGATAATAGTTATCTAACAGATCATGTTGATCCCAAAAAAATTGGACACAAGTGCTTGTTATGTTTGACACTTTGACTTTGACTATTGTAAATTATGTTTAGTATAGCATAAGGCTTTATTTGGTTTAGTTTACCCTGAATTCGACAGTGTAACAGGAGCTTCGATGATGGATTTCCAAATCTTTTCATAAAGAATGCACATGACATTCGAGGCCAGCATGTTGCCTTTTTAGCATCTTTCAGTTCAACTGCAGTAATTTTTGAACAGCTTTCGGTGATCTATGCACTTCCTATGTTGTTTGCTGCATCGTTTGCTGTGGTGCTGCCTTTCTTTCCAACTGGTTCctttgaaagaattgaagaggAAGGAGATGTTGCTACAGCATTTACCTTGGCTAGAATGCTATCAAACACTCCTATCTCAAGGGGTGGTCCCACCAGTTTAGTTATCTATGATATACATGCTTTGCAGGTTATTTTCAATCATAGTGGTATTCTTGTCACTTATAGTTTATCACATACTTCTGTTTATTTCTCACCATTTCAGAACTATGTACTCtgtttcttgaaattatttgattcaGAAATGGTTCTGTCTCTTAACTTGATACTAAAAAACGTAGTTTTATTCCATCTTTTCATTTCCACaggaaagattttattttagcGACACTATTTTGCCCTTGTTTGAGACTGGGATCCCACTCTTGAAGCAGCGGCTTCACCAGCTTCCTGAAACTGAGAAGGTGGGTTCCTTATTTCCTAAGTTAGTGAATAATGGCGTCTTAGAGTGTCAAGAAACCATTTAGTTCATCTTTTAACTGTATCATACTTATTTCCAACTTAACCTTCTTTTACCAGATAGTTGTTGCGTTTCCAGATGATGGAGCTTGGAAACGATTCCACAAGCTGTTAGATCAGTTTCCTATGGttgtttataataattaaaaatgtcaCACTGTAGTTTTTcattatatatcatattttttggAGCTTATGTCTTATTTTTGGCACAGGTTATTTGCAACAAGGTTCGTGAAGGGGACAAAAGAATAGTTAGGATAAAAGAGGGTAATCCGTCTGGATGCCATGTTGTCATTGTTGATGACTTGGTGCAATCTGGTGGGACCCTAATTGAGTGTCAGGTGTTCTTTCTCGACtctatttaatttttggtaGAGCACGATTTTGCAACATTTTAACCTCAGTTTGTCTTTGATATTTTGTTTACCATTAGATATTTTGCATACTGCTTCCCAAGTTGGTCAACTGTGATTTGATATTGCTAGTGTTCTAGCAAGCAAGAAAAGGATTACGTTGTCGGATGTCCCATGTTCGAGTATGAAAAAATGAGCTTAATATTGCCAGCTTATTATTTAGTTCTTGAACTTGAGCCATGTTGATATAGAAATTCTGCTCGATCAAATTGATGTGTAAATATATTACTAATATTATGCTTTTCGAAAGACTCGAGAGCTTCGATTTAGTTTATCAAACATGATTAGTCTTAaggtttttcaaataatgtaaaGCTCCCTAGCCAGCTTGCTAACTTTAACGCTGTTATAATTGAATTCAAGCTTGGAAAAAGTTCTATTCAAGCTTCACTAGGTAATTGGGCAAGGCCTCTCAATTCTAGTCGACTTGCACCGCCAGACCAAAACAGTTTGCATTTTC comes from Primulina huaijiensis isolate GDHJ02 chromosome 5, ASM1229523v2, whole genome shotgun sequence and encodes:
- the LOC140976774 gene encoding ribose-phosphate pyrophosphokinase 4-like; this encodes MDFRSCTLYLSNLVFIFAVAAIWSPLCREMIEEMERPKKKQVFLFYCEEAEELARKIAAQSDLIRLQSINWRSFDDGFPNLFIKNAHDIRGQHVAFLASFSSTAVIFEQLSVIYALPMLFAASFAVVLPFFPTGSFERIEEEGDVATAFTLARMLSNTPISRGGPTSLVIYDIHALQERFYFSDTILPLFETGIPLLKQRLHQLPETEKIVVAFPDDGAWKRFHKLLDQFPMVICNKVREGDKRIVRIKEGNPSGCHVVIVDDLVQSGGTLIECQKVLASHGAAKVSAYVTHAVFPMQSWDRFVHKSEDLEKVFTHFWITDSCMNTVKAISNKPPFEVLSLAGSIADALQI